The proteins below come from a single Fusarium verticillioides 7600 chromosome 3, whole genome shotgun sequence genomic window:
- a CDS encoding nuclear transcription Y subunit beta: MSDSPQSAAPKEVDHGAPSPDDEAQMNEQQDPQAANSAGYEYEGVKEQDRWLPIANVARIMKNALPENAKIAKEAKECMQECVSEFISFITSEASEKCQQEKRKTVNGEDILFAMTSLGFENYAEALKVYLSKYREQQNQSNRDRVGIDNQQWMNDAKTEPSAVGEFGQDGNGVEAGGDPNYIYASQPGHNGNAGEGY; this comes from the exons ATGTCGGATTCCCCCCAATCCGCTGCTCCCAAGGAGGTTGACCATGGTGCACCGTCACCCGACGACGAAGCACAAATGAACGAGCAACAAGACCCACAAGCCGCAAACTCAGCGGGCTACGAGTATGAGGGTGTAAAGGAACAAGATCGATGGTTGCCAATAGCCAATG TTGCTCGTATCATGAAAAATGCACTACCTGAGAACGCAAAGATCGCGAAAGAGGCCAAGGAGTGTATGCAAGAGTGTGTTAGTGAATTTATCTCTTTCATCACAAGCGAGG CGTCGGAGAAATGCCAGCAAGAGAAACGAAAGACCGTAAATGGTGAAGACATTCTTTTCGCCATGACATCTCTCGGTTTCGAGAACTACGCGGAAGCGCTGAAAGTTTACCTCAGCAAGTATAGAGAG caacagaatCAGTCGAACCGCGATCGAGTGGGGATCGATAATCAACAATGGATGAATGATGCCAAAACAGAGCCTAGTGCCGTGGGCGAATTTGGACAGGACGGAAACGGCGTCGAGGCTGGGGGTGACCCCAACTACATTTATGCCTCGCAACCTGGCCACAATGGCAACGCTGGCGAGGGCTACTAA
- a CDS encoding prefoldin subunit 2, whose translation MSSAAQVPAKKQQDLQVTYSNYKNTLQQIAQRIGDIEQEAEEHKLVLETLEPLSEDRKCFRLINGVLVERTVKDVVPALKTNQEGLRKVLDDLVKQYKTKQDDLEKWKKKNNVQVVQQ comes from the exons ATGTCTTCAGCGGCTCAGGTACCTGCTAAGAAGCAGCAAG ATCTTCAAGTTACCTACTCCAACTACAAAAACACTCTTCAGCAAATAGCCCAGAGAATTGGTGATATTGAGCAAGAAGCAGAGGAGCACAA ACTTGTTTTGGAGACACTAGAGCCCCTCTCAGAAGACAGAAAGTGTTTCCGTCTCATCAATGGTGTGCTTGTTGAGAGGACGGTCAAGGATGTGGTACCAGCCCTCAAGACCAACCAAGAAGGGCTTCGCAAGGTGTTGGATGATTTGGTGAAGCAATACAAGACGAAGCaggatgatcttgagaagtggAAG aagaagaacaatgtGCAGGTTGTACAGCAATAA
- a CDS encoding nuclear transcription Y subunit beta, which translates to MSDSPQSAAPKEVDHGAPSPDDEAQMNEQQDPQAANSAGYEYEGVKEQDRWLPIANVARIMKNALPENAKIAKEAKECMQECVSEFISFITSEASEKCQQEKRKTVNGEDILFAMTSLGFENYAEALKVYLSKYREVSPIPYQQEPWIY; encoded by the exons ATGTCGGATTCCCCCCAATCCGCTGCTCCCAAGGAGGTTGACCATGGTGCACCGTCACCCGACGACGAAGCACAAATGAACGAGCAACAAGACCCACAAGCCGCAAACTCAGCGGGCTACGAGTATGAGGGTGTAAAGGAACAAGATCGATGGTTGCCAATAGCCAATG TTGCTCGTATCATGAAAAATGCACTACCTGAGAACGCAAAGATCGCGAAAGAGGCCAAGGAGTGTATGCAAGAGTGTGTTAGTGAATTTATCTCTTTCATCACAAGCGAGG CGTCGGAGAAATGCCAGCAAGAGAAACGAAAGACCGTAAATGGTGAAGACATTCTTTTCGCCATGACATCTCTCGGTTTCGAGAACTACGCGGAAGCGCTGAAAGTTTACCTCAGCAAGTATAGAGAGGTAAGTCCAATACCCTACCAACAGGAGCCCTGGATCTATTGA
- a CDS encoding nuclear transcription Y subunit beta: MSCDSSSKSPKAPRASKADRADELDANIRNFAPVARIMKNALPENAKIAKEAKECMQECVSEFISFITSEASEKCQQEKRKTVNGEDILFAMTSLGFENYAEALKVYLSKYREQQNQSNRDRVGIDNQQWMNDAKTEPSAVGEFGQDGNGVEAGGDPNYIYASQPGHNGNAGEGY; encoded by the exons ATGTCTTGCGATTCGTCCTCCAAATCACCCAAAGCGCCTCGcgcctccaaggccgacagggctgatgagcttgatgctaACATTCGAAACTTTGCTCCAGTTGCTCGTATCATGAAAAATGCACTACCTGAGAACGCAAAGATCGCGAAAGAGGCCAAGGAGTGTATGCAAGAGTGTGTTAGTGAATTTATCTCTTTCATCACAAGCGAGG CGTCGGAGAAATGCCAGCAAGAGAAACGAAAGACCGTAAATGGTGAAGACATTCTTTTCGCCATGACATCTCTCGGTTTCGAGAACTACGCGGAAGCGCTGAAAGTTTACCTCAGCAAGTATAGAGAG caacagaatCAGTCGAACCGCGATCGAGTGGGGATCGATAATCAACAATGGATGAATGATGCCAAAACAGAGCCTAGTGCCGTGGGCGAATTTGGACAGGACGGAAACGGCGTCGAGGCTGGGGGTGACCCCAACTACATTTATGCCTCGCAACCTGGCCACAATGGCAACGCTGGCGAGGGCTACTAA
- a CDS encoding nuclear transcription Y subunit beta, producing the protein MSDSPQSAAPKEVDHGAPSPDDEAQMNEQQDPQAANSAGYEYEGVKEQDRWLPIANVARIMKNALPENAKIAKEAKECMQECVSEFISFITSEASEKCQQEKRKTVNGEDILFAMTSLGFENYAEALKVYLSKYREICSLQALPLMEPIPSSKRSV; encoded by the exons ATGTCGGATTCCCCCCAATCCGCTGCTCCCAAGGAGGTTGACCATGGTGCACCGTCACCCGACGACGAAGCACAAATGAACGAGCAACAAGACCCACAAGCCGCAAACTCAGCGGGCTACGAGTATGAGGGTGTAAAGGAACAAGATCGATGGTTGCCAATAGCCAATG TTGCTCGTATCATGAAAAATGCACTACCTGAGAACGCAAAGATCGCGAAAGAGGCCAAGGAGTGTATGCAAGAGTGTGTTAGTGAATTTATCTCTTTCATCACAAGCGAGG CGTCGGAGAAATGCCAGCAAGAGAAACGAAAGACCGTAAATGGTGAAGACATTCTTTTCGCCATGACATCTCTCGGTTTCGAGAACTACGCGGAAGCGCTGAAAGTTTACCTCAGCAAGTATAGAGAG ATATGCTCCTTGCAAGCTTTGCCGCTCATGGAGCCTATACCGAGTAGCAAGAGAAGTGTTTGA